A stretch of the Arachis stenosperma cultivar V10309 chromosome 6, arast.V10309.gnm1.PFL2, whole genome shotgun sequence genome encodes the following:
- the LOC130933318 gene encoding cold-regulated protein 27 codes for MNNNNHFNARGVDLLTRASSPTESSSRHHHPMHMQEGVRATETMKTTEWTDEKHSMYLKSIEASFVNQLYDSKHIPRKPPSNHNPPSTSGQFKVLQRGCWQKINFERENPHLIRNNNNNNHHQCHDLTSNPWIQHYRCQSKQRGAVPSLQESVTSTNKVVDLIHQRKNHGDSSVIPRQQHLHLSHHICHEDMLSSDTEVSDQNFVDEQVEEEKEIKRNKVKRQRASTIDEKGNDQMVPNKSSSTGGGAKNWFHAT; via the exons ATGAACAATAATAATCATTTCAACGCAAGAGGAGTAGATCTTCTAACTCGGGCGAGTTCACCCACCGAGTCATCATCACGCCACCACCACCCTATGCATATGCAG GAAGGTGTTAGGGCAACAGAAACAATGAAGACAACAGAGTGGACAGATGAGAAACACAGCATGTATCTGAAATCAATAGAAGCATCTTTTGTTAATCAGTTATATGATTCTAAGCACATTCCAAGAAAACCACCTTCTAACCATAATCCTCCTTCCACTTCTGGCCAG TTCAAGGTTCTTCAACGTGGATGCTGGCAAAAGATAAATTTTGAGAGGGAGAATCCACATTTGATTAggaataacaacaataataatcatcatcaatGCCATGATTTAACATCAAATCCATGGATTCAGCACTACAGATGTCAAAGCAAACAGAGAGGTGCAGTTCCATCCCTTCAAGAAAGTGTTACTTCAACAAACAAAGTTGTTGATTTAATCCATCAAAGGAAGAATCATGGAGATTCCTCTGTTATACCAAGGCAGCAGCACCTTCATTTGTCTCATCATATCTGCCATGAAGACATGCTTTCTAGTGATACAG AGGTGTCAGATCAGAACTTTGTTGATGAACAAGTGGAAGAGGAAAaggaaatcaaaagaaacaaaGTCAAGAGGCAGAGAGCTTCAACAATTGATGAAAAAGGCAATGATCag ATGGTTCCAAACAAATCTTCTTCTACAGGTGGTGGTGCCAAGAATTGGTTTCATGCTACTTAG